A genome region from Neisseria meningitidis includes the following:
- the fetA gene encoding TonB-dependent siderophore receptor FetA/FrpB: protein MNAPFFRLSLLSLTLAAGFAHAAENNANVALDTVTVKGDRQGSKIRTNIVTLQQKDESTATDMRELLKEEPSIDFGGGNGTSQFLTLRGMGQNSVDIKVDNAYSDSQILYHQGRFIVDPALVKVVSVQKGAGSASAGIGATNGAIIAKTVDAQDLLKGLDKNWGVRLNSGFASNEGVSYGASVFGKEGNFDGLFSYSRNDEKDYEAGKGFRNNFNGGKTVPYSALDKRSYLAKIGTSFGDGDHRIVLSHMKDQHRGIRTVREEFTVGGDKERISMERQAPSYRETTQSNTNLAYTGKDLGFVEKLDANAYVLEKKRYSADDSGSGYAGNVKGPNHTQITTRGANFNFDSRLAEQTLLKYGINYRHQEIKPQAFLNSQFKIEDKEKATDEEKNKNRENEKIAKAYRLTNPTKTDAGAYIEAIHEIDGFTLTGGLRYDRFKVKTHDGKTVSSSSLNPSFGVIWQPHEHWSFSASHNYASRSPRLYDALQTHGKRGIISIADGTKAERARNTEIGFNYNDGTFAANGSYFWQTIKDALANPQNRHDSVAVREAVNAGYIKNHGYELGASYRTGGLTAKVGVSHSKPRFYDTHKDKLLSANPEFGAQVGRTWTASLAYRFKNPNLEIGWRGRYVQKAVGSILVAGQKDRSGKLENVVRQGFGVNDVFANWKPLGKDTLNVNLSVNNVFNTFYYPHSQRWTNTLPGVGRDVRLGVNYKF from the coding sequence ATGAACGCCCCGTTTTTCCGCCTCAGCCTGCTCTCGCTTACCCTGGCGGCAGGTTTTGCCCATGCGGCAGAAAATAATGCCAATGTCGCATTGGATACCGTTACCGTAAAAGGCGACCGCCAAGGCAGCAAAATCCGTACCAACATCGTTACGCTTCAACAAAAAGACGAAAGCACCGCAACCGATATGCGCGAACTCTTAAAAGAAGAGCCCTCCATCGATTTCGGCGGCGGCAACGGCACGTCCCAATTCCTGACGCTGCGCGGCATGGGTCAGAACTCTGTCGACATCAAGGTGGACAACGCCTATTCCGACAGCCAAATCCTTTACCACCAAGGCAGATTTATTGTCGATCCCGCTTTGGTTAAAGTCGTTTCCGTACAAAAAGGCGCGGGTTCCGCCTCTGCCGGTATCGGCGCGACCAACGGCGCGATTATCGCCAAAACCGTCGATGCCCAAGACCTGCTCAAAGGCTTGGATAAAAACTGGGGCGTGCGCCTCAACAGCGGCTTTGCCAGCAACGAAGGCGTAAGCTACGGCGCAAGCGTATTCGGAAAAGAGGGCAACTTCGACGGCTTATTCTCTTACAGCCGCAACGATGAAAAAGATTACGAAGCAGGTAAAGGCTTCCGTAATAATTTCAACGGCGGCAAAACCGTACCGTACAGCGCACTGGACAAACGCAGCTACCTCGCCAAAATCGGAACAAGCTTCGGCGACGGCGACCACCGCATCGTATTGAGCCATATGAAAGACCAGCACCGGGGCATCCGTACCGTCCGTGAAGAATTTACCGTCGGCGGCGATAAAGAGCGAATAAGTATGGAACGCCAAGCCCCATCCTACCGCGAAACCACCCAATCCAACACCAATTTGGCGTACACCGGCAAAGATTTGGGCTTTGTCGAAAAACTGGATGCCAACGCCTATGTGTTGGAAAAGAAACGCTATTCCGCCGATGACAGCGGCAGCGGTTACGCAGGCAATGTAAAAGGCCCTAACCATACCCAAATCACCACTCGTGGTGCGAACTTCAACTTCGACAGCCGCCTTGCCGAACAAACCCTGTTGAAATACGGTATCAACTACCGCCATCAGGAAATCAAACCGCAAGCGTTTTTGAATTCACAATTTAAAATTGAAGATAAAGAAAAAGCAACTGATGAAGAGAAAAATAAGAACCGTGAAAATGAAAAAATTGCCAAAGCCTACCGTCTGACCAACCCGACCAAAACCGATGCCGGAGCGTATATCGAAGCCATTCACGAGATTGACGGCTTTACCCTGACCGGCGGGCTGCGTTACGACCGCTTCAAGGTGAAAACCCACGACGGCAAAACCGTTTCAAGCAGCAGCCTTAACCCGAGTTTCGGCGTGATTTGGCAGCCGCACGAACACTGGAGCTTCAGCGCGAGCCACAACTACGCCAGCCGCAGCCCGCGCCTGTATGACGCGCTGCAAACCCACGGTAAACGCGGCATCATCTCGATTGCCGACGGCACAAAAGCCGAACGCGCGCGCAATACCGAAATCGGCTTCAACTACAACGACGGCACGTTTGCCGCAAACGGCAGCTACTTCTGGCAGACCATCAAAGACGCGCTTGCCAATCCGCAAAACCGCCACGACTCTGTCGCCGTCCGTGAAGCCGTCAATGCCGGTTACATCAAAAACCACGGTTACGAATTGGGCGCGTCCTACCGCACCGGCGGCCTGACTGCCAAAGTCGGCGTAAGCCACAGCAAACCGCGCTTTTACGATACGCACAAAGACAAGCTGTTGAGCGCGAATCCTGAATTTGGCGCACAAGTCGGCCGCACTTGGACGGCCTCCCTTGCCTACCGCTTCAAAAACCCGAATCTGGAAATCGGCTGGCGCGGCCGTTATGTTCAAAAAGCCGTGGGTTCGATATTGGTGGCAGGTCAAAAAGACCGCAGCGGCAAATTGGAAAACGTTGTACGCCAAGGTTTCGGTGTGAACGATGTCTTCGCCAACTGGAAACCGCTGGGCAAAGACACGCTCAATGTTAATCTTTCGGTTAACAACGTGTTCAACACGTTCTACTATCCGCACAGCCAACGCTGGACCAATACCCTGCCGGGTGTGGGCCGCGATGTGCGCCTGGGCGTGAACTACAAGTTCTAA